Proteins encoded by one window of Lactobacillus sp. ESL0684:
- a CDS encoding PTS lactose/cellobiose transporter subunit IIA, translated as MTELTDKEKVDEDLQASMTLIANGGNAKSLAFEAIKEAKKSNFEAARTKLKEADESLLEAHNSQTAMLTREAQGDHTQVTLLTVHSQDHMMNAITFRDLAGEMVDLYEKLYKSNVIK; from the coding sequence ATGACTGAATTAACTGATAAAGAAAAAGTAGATGAAGATTTACAAGCATCAATGACTTTAATTGCTAATGGTGGCAATGCTAAAAGTTTAGCTTTTGAAGCTATTAAAGAGGCCAAAAAGAGTAACTTTGAAGCAGCAAGAACCAAACTAAAGGAGGCAGATGAATCGCTTTTAGAAGCTCATAATTCACAAACTGCCATGCTTACTAGAGAAGCTCAAGGAGATCATACTCAAGTAACTTTACTGACTGTTCATTCCCAAGATCATATGATGAATGCTATTACGTTCCGTGACTTGGCTGGTGAAATGGTTGATCTTTACGAAAAGCTCTATAAAAGCAATGTGATTAAGTAA
- a CDS encoding PTS sugar transporter subunit IIB produces MAKINIMLNCNQGMSTSLLVTKMQEAAKSQALDANIFACAASEADKYIENGDIDCILLGPQVKYMKDDFINNKAKGAGKNGKDIPVDVINIQDYGMMKGKEVLNKAISLINA; encoded by the coding sequence ATGGCTAAAATTAATATTATGTTGAACTGCAATCAAGGAATGAGTACTTCATTGTTAGTAACAAAAATGCAAGAAGCAGCCAAAAGTCAAGCTCTAGATGCTAATATCTTTGCATGTGCCGCTTCTGAAGCGGATAAATATATTGAAAATGGTGATATTGACTGCATTCTGTTAGGGCCGCAAGTAAAATACATGAAAGATGATTTTATTAATAATAAGGCTAAAGGAGCCGGCAAAAATGGCAAGGATATTCCAGTAGATGTTATTAATATTCAAGACTATGGCATGATGAAGGGTAAAGAAGTCCTCAATAAAGCCATTAGTTTAATTAATGCTTAA
- a CDS encoding glycoside hydrolase family 1 protein gives MSDTIFPKDFLWGGAIAANQVEGAWLADGKLPDVTDTVVGIHSKHPSIKWNKDNQIWELNLDPNTVYLSHKAIDFYHRFDEDLHYMKEMGFKAFRTSFAWSRIFPNGDESEPNEKGLEFYDKVIDTIIKYGMEPVITLSHYETPFNLLARYGGWTNRKMIGFFNNYSKTVFDHFKGRVKYWMSFNEINNTMKYSYVAGGILPVPPKNPDDPLSEISQQDKFQASHNMFVAHATAIKQLREIDPQARMGVMCSFSQVAVYPNNPDPKNVLGAYQFTRKALFYTDVMCRGHYPAYIKRVWRENNSAPKITEGDLELIQKYTSDYIGFSYYKSSLYDQSTEMKVDTGGAVGLDNPYLTIKAPKPWNWPVDPIGLRYVLNVLTDRYELPLFIVENGLGLDEKPDANDVIHDSARCQYLKLHIEQIREAIKDGCNVMGYLWWGPIDLVSAGTGEMKKRYGFVYVDRNNDGSGTLQRLKKQSFDYYKQIIKTNGENLDYREIEN, from the coding sequence ATGAGTGATACTATTTTTCCAAAAGATTTTTTATGGGGTGGTGCAATTGCTGCCAACCAAGTTGAAGGTGCCTGGTTAGCTGATGGAAAATTACCTGATGTTACTGATACTGTTGTTGGCATTCATTCCAAGCATCCTAGCATTAAATGGAATAAGGATAATCAAATTTGGGAATTGAACTTAGATCCTAATACAGTTTATCTTTCTCACAAAGCGATTGATTTTTATCATCGTTTTGATGAAGACTTACATTATATGAAAGAAATGGGCTTTAAAGCTTTTAGAACTAGTTTTGCTTGGTCTAGAATTTTTCCTAATGGTGACGAAAGTGAACCTAATGAAAAAGGCTTAGAATTCTATGATAAAGTAATTGATACAATTATTAAGTATGGTATGGAACCAGTTATTACTTTAAGTCACTATGAAACACCATTCAACCTTTTAGCAAGATACGGTGGCTGGACTAATCGAAAAATGATTGGATTTTTCAATAATTACAGCAAAACTGTTTTCGATCACTTTAAAGGACGAGTTAAATATTGGATGTCTTTTAATGAGATTAATAACACTATGAAGTATTCATATGTGGCAGGAGGAATTTTGCCAGTTCCGCCTAAAAATCCTGATGATCCATTAAGTGAAATTAGCCAACAGGACAAGTTTCAAGCTAGCCATAATATGTTTGTTGCCCATGCAACTGCAATAAAGCAATTGCGAGAAATTGATCCGCAAGCCAGAATGGGTGTAATGTGTTCTTTTTCCCAAGTAGCTGTCTATCCTAATAATCCTGATCCGAAAAATGTTCTCGGAGCATATCAATTTACACGTAAGGCGTTATTTTATACCGATGTGATGTGTCGTGGTCATTATCCAGCGTACATTAAACGTGTCTGGAGAGAAAATAATTCTGCACCTAAAATAACAGAAGGCGATCTAGAATTAATTCAAAAATATACTTCTGATTATATTGGTTTTAGTTATTATAAAAGTAGTCTTTATGATCAGTCTACTGAAATGAAAGTTGATACTGGAGGAGCCGTTGGTTTAGACAATCCATACCTAACCATTAAGGCTCCTAAGCCGTGGAATTGGCCGGTAGACCCAATAGGCCTGCGCTACGTTTTGAATGTTCTAACAGACCGATATGAACTGCCACTGTTTATCGTTGAAAATGGCTTAGGACTCGATGAAAAGCCTGATGCAAATGATGTTATCCATGATTCGGCCCGTTGCCAGTATTTAAAGCTTCATATTGAACAAATACGAGAAGCTATTAAAGATGGCTGCAATGTTATGGGCTATCTTTGGTGGGGACCAATAGACTTAGTTTCTGCTGGAACTGGTGAAATGAAGAAACGCTATGGTTTCGTCTATGTTGATCGAAATAATGATGGTTCGGGTACATTACAACGTTTAAAGAAACAAAGTTTTGACTACTATAAACAGATTATTAAAACAAATGGTGAAAACTTAGATTATAGAGAAATAGAAAATTGA